The Procambarus clarkii isolate CNS0578487 chromosome 91, FALCON_Pclarkii_2.0, whole genome shotgun sequence region AGAGACATGCTGAGGAAAGTTCCAGAGACAGGCTGAGGAAGGTTCCAGAGACAGGCTGAGGAAGGTTCCAGAGACAGGCTGAGGAAGGTTTCAGAGACAGGCTGAGAAAGGTTCCAGAGACAGGCTGAGGAAGGTTCCAGAGACAGGCTGAGGAAGGTTCCAGAGACAGGCTGAGAAAGGTTCCAGAGACAGGCTGAGGAAGGTTCCAGAGACAGGCTGAGAAAGGTTCCAGAGACAGGCTGAGGAAGGTTCCAGAGACAGGCTGAGGAAGGTTCCAGAGGTAGGCtgggaatacacacacacacacacacacacacacacacacacacacacacacacacacacacacacacacacacacacacacacacacacacacacacacatacacacacacacacacacacacacacacacacacacacacacacacacacatacacacacacacacacacacacacacacacacacacacacacacacacacacacacacacacacacacacacacacacacatacacacacacacacacacacacacacacacacacacacacacacacacacacacacacacacacacacacacacaccaaagccaTGATCAAGCGAATATTATCAGCCTCAAATACAACTTTGGGCAACATAAGAACTGACATTCAGGATATTGgacaccacgtatgtcagaccaactcTCAAATATGAAGCATCAAAATGGCGTCCGAATCTCGTTAAAAACCGAACCTAGCTGAAGAACGTTCAGAGGAATGCAGTCATTATACTCACACAAGGGGAAAGgaaaggtgagtataactaggtgagtataactaggagaGTATAACTAGGGGAGTATAACTAGGAGAGTATAACTAGGGGAGTATAACTAGGAGAGTATAACTAGGGGAGTATAACTAggagagtataactaggtgagtataaccagGTGAGTATAaccaggtgagtataactaggtgagtataactaggagaGTATAAGTAGGAGAGTATAACTAGGAGAGTATAACTAGGAGAGTATAGCTAggagagtataactaggtgagtataactaggtgagtataaccagGTGAGTATAACCAGGTGAGTATAGCTAGGAGAGTATAACTAGACGAGGACTGGAGGGGTTGTGAGGCGTGGGGGGGGGACCCCCAATTAGCAGACCACAACAACCCacggctccccctccccccccccacacacacacatacgagggCTGCACATTGTTAAACTACTGAGCTGTACAAGTATTGACGGGAGTAACTGCTCAGAGACGGCTCTGTCAATGActacaccctccattactgccctcGCTACACacgctaccctccctccctccttccctcactctgtctctccctccatccctccctccctcccaacctctctACCTCCTGTTATCATTAACGCACCTACGGTATACTCCAATAAGTTACGTTAATCAGCCATAACAACTCCTATACTTTAGAAATTGGCatcaagccggtcggccgagcggacagcacgctggacttgtgatcctgtggtcctgggttcgatcccaggcgccggcgagaaacaatgggcagagtttctttcaccctatgcccctgttacctagcagtaaattaggtacctgggtgttagtcagctgtcacgggctgcttcctgggggtggaggcctggtcgaggaccgggccgcggggacacttaaaaaaaagccccgaaatcatctcaagataacctcaagatatcaatATTGTCGAGCAGTAAACAGCGCGGCCAAAACCTGTGTAAACCGCATCAAGTTGCCATGAGTGTAAACCGCATCAAGTTGCCATGAGTGTAAACCGCATCAAGTTGCCATGAGTGTAAACCGCATCAAGTTGCCATGAGTGTAAACCGCATCAAGTTGCCATGAGTGTAAACCGCATCAAGTTGCCCTGAGTGTAAACCGCATCAAGTTGCCATGAGTGTAAACCGCATCAAGTTGCCCTGAGTGTAAACCGCATCAAGTTGCCATGAGTGTAAACCGCATCAAGTTGCCCTGAGTGTAAACCGCATCAAGTTGCCATGAGTGTAAACCGCATCAAGTTGCCATGAGTGGAGCCTCCAGTGTCACCGTTATTAAGCTGTATACTAACCTCTGGGATCATAAATACTGTGGCTAACGGAACACTAAAGTGTTCTACACACCTACACctcgaggtggggggggggggggacggggttTAAATCAATTATATTCGATTCCAAATTATGATTTACAAGTGAAGCAAATGCGTATTTCCAGGGATATTTAAGGACTATAAAGGGGGACGTGATTAGGGAAGAGTGTGGTCACTCACCTTAGCCTGGGTGGACTCGTCGACGCCACTGTCATGTCCCTCCTCTGAAAAGTAGTAACATGTTACCATGAAGGCATCGGTCAAAGGCTCCTATAACCACACAAATCTACGGATATATCCTTCCAAATTTAACTATCTTCAAAATACAATTACAAGTGATTTAATATGATCAAATTGTTTAATATATTACATATAATACATTGCAAGGTCTAAACACTATGGATAAATTTTTAAAATGCAATAAGCAGTGTTGGTGCATGCCTTCTTAAGGGAATGATTAAACTAGATTAATGTATAAGTCTTACTGATTAATAGTAAACATCATCCAAGGTAAAAATAGCAAAACAGAGCGTAGGGAAGGCCGGTGGAGGATAGGTCCCCCGGGGGTAGGAGGCTGATCAACTAATAAACTTGTCTACAAGGGGGAGAGACTCTCAACAAGATAGGAAACTGGCGATAAGCTTAATTAAAATATGACTAGAGAATAACATGAATAAAACACAGcagcatacacgcacacacaaacacgctcATACAAACACATACTCACATGGGAAAAATAACAAAATACCACACGGTGTATGGCTAAGGATGAGAGAGTTGCTAAGGGCATAATTTCATATTTCACGCAATTTTAACATATTGATTCAATTAGTTTCAAAAGTTAGGTAAAGGTGGCTGCGGGTTGCTAAGCGTCTAGTACCCCATGGTCGTACAACACGGTACATATGAGGGAATACAAATAAAAGCTTTTCTCGGGTTCATGCAGAGTCCAGCATGGTCCGCAGCCTGGCCGGGTGGGCGTAGGGTCACGGTGGTGGGTGTGCTCGGGTGTCGGGCCAACCTTGACCCTGCCAGAAGTCATCCATCAAGCGTGTGAGGTCATAAGGGCCGGGCAGATCCAGCTGGACTGGCGCCTCACCATTCTTCCGCCCTCAAGCTGTGCTGGTCACCGTCTGCCGCAGGAGAAGCTCCAGCAGGAGTCAGCGAGTGACGCCCATGGAGTGAGGTGTCATGCCTGCCGTGTACAACTGTGCACGTCCTAACAAAGAAGTTGCACTGGTGACATGCTATCTAGCGGTAGCAGGGTGTAATCTTTGGATAGTGTAGTTGCCATGCTCTGTGGGCAATGTGAGACGCGGTCTCTACTGAGTTTGCTGCGGCCTCTACAATACATGTATCAGTCATGTTAACACTCAGACAGAGAGGGGTTCCTCCACAGGGATTGTGTTGAAATGACAGACACCATGGAAGCTGCTTCTCAGTACAGAGCGAGCTGTGTGGCGCCTACACCTCGGGTGCAACACCCTGTCTCTCCTCACCTACACTACCTCACCTACACCTTACATCAATACAAAATCTCTACTTCTCCTATATTACGTCTTCAAATATAGGAATGGAGTATAAATATCTTTGAACAGTGACTTTTGGCATACAGATAATTTGAACCAATAATTTTTCTAAGGCTGGTGGAAGGcgaggtgtgaggggtgtgtaGTGCAAGGAAGGGCAGGCTTGAGCCTCAGGTCTTGCCCGGGTGTACAAGAAGAGTGAGTGTCGTCAGTGACCTGGTCAAACACACACTCAAGAACATCGATGGAATATATTAGaagataaaaatgataaaatccGTGCATATAAAATATCTTGATGACTGGGGAGGAGCAGCCAGTGACAGTAGCGGGCGCCAAGTGTGGCCTGCTCACTGGGGAGAAGCTTCTCAACACGTCAAAAGCCGGAAATCTAGCTGTGGACGGTCGCCACTGTGCGAGTCAAGGCTTGAATATCTTGTGTCAGAGTTGCTACAGGAGAGGGAGGACGGCGTGAGTCCTCACTAACACTAACATTTAATAACCTCAGTTGGCGCCAATGTTCTTAATGCACTTCCTCGTTGTTCTAAATTTCGCTTCTGATGAGTTTAATTCTACTAACACAAGATATTTAAGTGCACGAGACAATAGTGGTCTGATAACCCTTTTGAGGTGTATTTCCCAGAGATGAAGTGGGAAATACACCTGAGAGGCTGGCAGCACACAGCGGCAGATGCCACGAGCCTACTGCACTACTACTACAGCGTCAGgctacacacatacaccaccgcacacacactcctcccagtATACCCACTAGCCCGTCCTAACCTCAATATACCCACTAGACCGTCCTAACCTCAATATACCCACTAGACCGTCCTAACCTCAATATACCCACTAGACCGTCCTAACCTCAATATACCCACTAGACCGTCCTAACCTCAATATACCCACTAGCCCGTCCTAACCTCAATATACCCACTAGACCGTCCTAACCTCAATATACCCACTAGCCCGTCCTAACCTCAATATACCCACTAGACCGTCCTAACCTCAATATACCCACTAGACCGTCCTAACCTCAATATACCCACTAGCCCGTCCTAACCTCAATATACCCACTAGACCGTCCTAACCTCAATATACCCACTAGCCCGTCCTAACCTCAATATACCCACTAGACCGTCCTAACCTCAATATACCCACTAGACCGTCCTAACCTCAATATACCCACTAGCCCGTCCTAACCTCAATATACCCACTAGACCGTCCTAACCTCAATATACCCACTAGACCGTCCTAACCTCAATATACCCACAAGCCCGTCCTAACCTCAATATATCCACAAGCCCGTCCTAACTTCAATATACCCACCAGCCCGTCCTAACCTCAATATATCCACAAGCCCGTCCTAACCTCAATATACCCACAGGTCCGTCCTAACCTCAATATACCCACAGGTCCGTCCTAACCTCAATATACCCACAGGTCCGTCCTAACTTCAATATACCCACCAGCCCGTCCTAACCTCAATATATCCACAAGCCCGTCCTAACCTCAATATACCCACAAGCCCGTCCTAACCTCAATATACCCACCAGCCCGTCCTAACCTCAATATACCTACAGGCCCGTCCTAACCTCAATATACCCACAAGCCCGTCCTAACCTCAATATACCCACAAGCCCGTCCTAACCTCAATATACCCACAAGCCCGTCCTAACCTCAATATACCCACCAGCCCGTCCTAACCTCAATATACCCACAGGCCCGTCCTAACCTCAATATACCCACAAGCCCGTCCTAACCTCAATATACCCACTAGTCCGTCATAAGTTCGTAGTCTTACGCCTAAGATATCACTTTACAAGTTCGGTTAAGACCGTCCATCACTTAAATGCAACTTGACAGCATATTCGAAATAAGTCAGTGATAATAGAAAGAAGACGCGAAACCTAACATACAATTTAGCTAGGTAACTCCTATTTTACTGTCAATAAAACTAGTAATGCGTGTTTCACGATACCGCACAAGGAAGTCTTCCACACGGGGCATCTTATAATAACTGCTAATACCTCCAAAATAAATAAGAACGAAATACTGTGTTCCAATATAAGTATCCGCGATaacacacacctccctgcagtaacCATAGTTTACTGCTAAACGCATTCTGAGCAAACGAGACGAACTACCATCATTCTTTAGCTGACATGATGCCATCGTGGTACCATTAGAGTCTATGGTGTAGGAACGCTCCTGGTTAGCCAATCTTCGTTACTTCACAGGTAACTAGGAAGACTACCACCTAACTCACTGCTGATTGGCTGAATATCTGACCCAAACTGACTCTCTTATACTATTTTGTACCATTCTCTTTTCTACCTATCTACCCTCCCATGCTATTTCTTCAGCCTCATACCTTTCATGGTCTTCAAAGAATTGATTCCCCATGATGAATGACTGTCCCGTCCCTCTCCTGGCTTGGCCTGGCTCCCCTCCCGTCTAGCTTGGCCTGGCTTCTCTCCCGTGTGGCTTGGCCTGGTTCCCTTCCCTTCTGGCTCTGCCTGACTCCCCTCCCGTCTGACTTAGCCTGGACCTTGGGAGAGTGCGTGCTggagtgcgtgtgtgtttgtgcgtgtgtgaggCGTGAGGGTGGTGTTGCTTGGCGTGGCGGCGTCGCTAGGCCTGGCCAATCTAACCTGACTTCCATGCCCAGTTGGCCCTCCCGACGTGCCTCCTGCCTCCCCAGCCTCGCCTGCCCAGCCTCTTACGCCTTCGGAATCAAACTCATCAAAATGGTTGTTCGTGTCATCGCTCACCAGCTCTGGATTATTTGATATTTTGCGTTTCAACGATTTTTGTTTATACATTACGGGGAAGCGTGCCTGCTTTCGTTAAGTTGAATTTGATATTACAAGGTTAAGttgggaggatggtgaggagggcgGGAGCCAGGCAGTGAGGGCCAGGGGGGCAGCAGTGCCACCTGCATGGGGAGGCAGGAGCCAGGCAGTGAGGGCCAGGGGGGCAGCAGTGCCACCCGCACTGGCAGGAAGGAGCCAGGGGCAAATTCTTCACACCTGCACGTTTCCGTCGGGCAGATTTGCGAGGTCTCTTGGACGACGCAATCCTCTTCGTTTCCTTGTCTTCGCCCTGGTGCTCTTCCTTAGCTTCAGTctcccccttctcttcctcttccttagCTTCAGTctcccccttctcttcctcttccttctctccgtCATGAGCGGGTGCCGCAGACTCCTCTTCTTGTGCCTCGTCTTCACCACCATGGTGCTCGGGCGCCTTACCTTCCTCATCAGCAACTTCGGCTTCAACATCTGCCTCCTCTTCGTCCTGTTTTGCCgcttcctcctcttcttccttcctGTCAGCTGCATCTTCTCTCTGTTCTTCCACACCTTGTTCTTCCGCTGCTGTTTCTTCTTCTTTATGCTTCTCCGGTTCTTCTGCTTCTTCCTTTACCGCTTTAACTGTAATCTCAACTACTTCTTTGCTTTCTTCTTTCTCTCTAGTTGGTTCTTCCGCTTCTTTACTCACTGGTTCTTCAGTTTTTTCAACTAATTTCTCTTCTTTAGCTTCCTCTTTAACTTCCTGTAATTCTTCTACTTTTTCCTTAGCTTCTTGTTGGGCCTTGTGTGGTTGCTGTGGTTCCTGTGGTTGCTGTGGTTCTCCTGCCTTCGCCAGTGTGTCGTCAACCTTCTGTTTACTAGCTGCTTCACCCTCTGACTTCTCCGCTTCCTCCTTTACTGGGGTTTGCTCCCTCTCCTTATCTTTGTCTTCTGCTGCTATCGACATTTTCTCCTTGAGTTCTTGTGCCTCCGCCTTGCCCTTAGCTTCGTCTGTTTTAACTGTCTTTTCATCCTCTTGAAGAGCGTCTTTACCGGTGTCCTGCCCAGCCTCTTCCTCTTGCGTTCTGTCACTCTCCTTGTCTGTCCCACTGTCCTTCTCTGAGTCGCTCTCCTTTACCGACAGCGCTGCTTCAGTAGATGTTACCTCTTTCTCTCCCTTGACCTTATCCTCAGCTTTGACCTTATCTGCTGTAGCTTTATCTTCTGCTTTGAGTTTCTCGTCTGCCATAACCTTATCTTCTGCTTTGAGTTTCTCGTCTGCCGTAACCTTATCTTCTGCTTTGACCTCGTCGGCCGTAACCTTATCGTCTGCTTTTGCCTTATCGTCTGCTGTAACCTTATCTTCTGTCTTGATCTTTTCGTCTGCTTTGACCTTTTCGTCTGCTGTAACCTTGTCTTCTGCTTTGTCCTTTTCGTCTGTTGTAACCTTATCTTCTGCTTTGACCTTTTCGTCTGCTGTAACCTTATCGTCTGCTGTAACCTTATCTTCTGCTTTGACCTTTTCGTCTGCTGTAACCTTTTCGTCTGCTGTAACCTTATCGTCTGCTTTGACCTTTTCGTCTGCTGTAACCTTATCGTCTGCTTTGACCTTTTCGTCTGCTGTAACCTTATCTTCTGCTTTGACCTTTTCGTCTGCTGTAACCTTATCTTCTGCTTTGACCTTTTCGTCTGCTGTAACTTTATCGTCTGCTTTGACCTTTTCGTCTGCTGTAACCTTATCGTCTGCTTTGACCTTTTCGTCTGCTTTGACCTTTTCGTCTGCTTTGACCTTTTCGTCTGCTGTAACCTTATCTTCTGCTTTGACCTTTTCGTCTGCTGTAACCTTATCGTCTGCTTTGACCTTTTCGTCTGCTTTGACCTTTTCGTCTGCTGTGACCTTATCGTCTGCTTTGACCTTTTCGTCTGCCTTGACCTTTTCGTCTGCTGTAACCTTATCGTCTGCTTTGACCTTTTCGTCTGCTTTGACGTTTTCGTCTGCTGTAACCTTATCGTCTGCTTTGACCTTTTCGTCTGCTTTGACCTTTTCGTCTGCTGTAACCTTATCGTCTGCTTTGACCTTTTCGTCTGCTTTGACCTTTTCGTCTGCTGAAACCTTATCGTCTGCTTTGACCTTTTCGTCTGCTTTGACCTTTTCGTCTGCTGTAACCTTATCGTCTGCTTTGACCTTTTCGTCTGTTTTGACCTTTTCGTCTGCTGTAACCTTATCTTCTGCTTTGACCTTTTCGTCTGCTTTGACCTTTTCGTCTGCTGTAACCTTTTCGTCTGCTTTGACCTTTTCGTCTGCTGTAACCTTATCGTCTGCTTTGACCTTTTCGTCTCCTTTGACCTTTTCGTCTGCTGTTACTTTATCGTCTTCTTTGACCTTGTCTGTCGTAACCTTATTTTCTTTGACCTCATCTACTGTAACCTTATCTTCTGCTTTGACCTTTTCGTCTGCTGTAACCTTATCGTCTGCTTTAACCTTATCGTCTGCTTTGACCTCGTCTGCTTTGACCTTCTCGTCTGTTGTAACCTCGTCTGCTTTGATTTTATCGTCAGCTTTGACTTCATCGTCTGCTTTGACTTTGTCGTCTGCTTTGACTTTGTCGTCTGCTTTGACCTCTTCACTCTTTTCCTCTTTGGCAATGTCGTCAACTTTACTCTTTTGTTCCTTGACTTTGTCTTCTTTACATGTGGCCTCCGCTGTTGTCTCTTGTGTCGCTTTCTCTTTATCTTCAGTGATGCTCTTTTCTTCTGCCTCTTTTCCCTCTTCAACTTCTGTTATGTCTTCTTTACCCGTGGCTTCCTCTTTGGTCTTATCTTCCTCTTTAGAAACATCTGCAGCAGCTTTAGTGCCAACCTCTTTACTACCTTCTCCCTTAGTCCTGCCTTCTACTTTACTCTTGTCTTTGGCTTTACTAGTGTCTTCCTCCTTTTCTCCAACCTTACtactctccttctccttctcgtcCTCTTTTCCCTTTTCCTCCATTTCGTCCTTGTCCTTGGCGTCCTTGTCCTTGGCGTCCTTGTCCTTGGCGTCCTTGTCCTTGGCGTCCTTGTCACCAGCAGGACACACTGCTGCTTCACTCTTGTCTTCGGCGGCTTCTGCCTTTCCCACACTGCTCTCTGGCATACACACTTTGACTTCTTTGTCGATTTGGGCTTCTTTAACCGCTTTATCTTCCTTCTCTCCTTTGTCTTCTTTACCTGCTTTGTCTTCTTTACCTGCTTTGTCTCGAGGCGTTTCTTCATCCTTACCATCGTCCTTTTCCTTTTCTTCACGATCCGCCTTTTCCTTAGCGCCTTGATGTGCGGTCTTGACCGCTTGCTCGTGGCGGTCCTTGTgtgcctctccctcaccctcagctctctcccccttccctgccccatcaccacctccactacctgcCGCGCCCTTCCCATTACCTGGCCCGTGCGCCTCTACTCCTGCCGGCGACTCTCTTGATTGTGCCGAGTCTTCCCTCGGGATGCCTTGTTCCGTGCCGTCCTGTAATGGCGTCGCGCCTCTGTCATCAGTGGAGCCGTCTACGGACGCCACGTCGCCACTTCGGTCACTTCCTCTGTCGTCCTCGCCGGGGTAATGGGCGCCATTAGTTTCCCGGTCATCAATGTTGATTGAGACGGCGGGTTGGGTGTCCTGTGTCCCTGGTTTGGCAGCAGCTTGCTCCTCGGGTTTCTGGGCGTCCCTCGGGGATGGTTCCTCTTTTTTACTGCTAGTGTCTACCTTTTCGTCGGGTTTATCGGTTTTGTCCTTATCCTTTAGTGTCCCCACAGGTGCGTCCTTCTGCGGGGACTCTCTGGTGGTCGCCGAGGTGTCCCCGTTGATGGTGCCATTGAGAGTGGCACTCGGGGTCGTCGACTGCACCACTACGTCGTCGTTATCGTCGTGTTCTTGTAGCGCGGGGCTCTTGGCAGCACCCGGGCCAGCCTCACTCTCTGTTTTGGCGGGAATGGTGTCTAGAGCGGCGGGCTGCGGCGCCTTTATGCTCCCTAGCGCCTCCTGCTTCACCTCCGGCTGCTTGCCCGCCATCATCACCTGTTCATATAACCATCAACTAACAATATGTCATATTAGGTTTAAGTACAAATGTTTGTATCAATAAATGTCAAGAGAGCGTGAGGGGCAGGTCTTCACTACAGTAAAGGTAAACTCACCTGCGCTGGCGGAGGCGAGTCGCTTGGCTTGGTGGCGGCACCGTTGGCGGGGCCAAGATCCATGGCGGCTCTGTGGAGAGGCCACCTGTCATACTCTCCTGTACAGTCTCgtgcacgctctctctctctctctctctcctcttcacacacacacacacacacacaaacacacacacacacacacacacacacacacacacacacacacacacacacacacacacacacacacacacacacacacacacatccatctcGTTTCACAGTGAGTGCCTTGCCAGTTGTACCAACTCCACCCTACAGTAGAGTGAAGTTGAAGTTGACAACACCAAGTCCCGCCCTACAGAAGCGTGAACTAAGACAAATCTCTTGACAGCTTCGTGAAACAATGTGTCTATTAAATATCGTCATTATGGCGAGGAAAGTTATTTTAGCCGTCATAAAACTAAATAATTACTTATGCATGTCAATTCTAGGTGATAAAGAAGACTAGCGCAGGTTGAGCAGTAGAGGAGACACGCCCGCACATCCCTGGCAGAGCCCCGCTACAAGGACACTACCGGCGCAGGAAGTGATGCGCGCTATTCTCACATCTTACACCAGAGATTAAGTCACGTTTTcttaagttcacaaccctaagcgGATCCCAGAAGCGCACAACATGCTTATTATACTGACTCATTTACGGTGCAAAGACACGACTTTcacacattt contains the following coding sequences:
- the LOC123773866 gene encoding enolase-phosphatase E1 → MDLGPANGAATKPSDSPPPAQVMMAGKQPEVKQEALGSIKAPQPAALDTIPAKTESEAGPGAAKSPALQEHDDNDDVVVQSTTPSATLNGTINGDTSATTRESPQKDAPVGTLKDKDKTDKPDEKVDTSSKKEEPSPRDAQKPEEQAAAKPGTQDTQPAVSINIDDRETNGAHYPGEDDRGSDRSGDVASVDGSTDDRGATPLQDGTEQGIPREDSAQSRESPAGVEAHGPGNGKGAAGSGGGDGAGKGERAEGEGEAHKDRHEQAVKTAHQGAKEKADREEKEKDDGKDEETPRDKAGKEDKAGKEDKGEKEDKAVKEAQIDKEVKVCMPESSVGKAEAAEDKSEAAVCPAGDKDAKDKDAKDKDAKDKDAKDKDEMEEKGKEDEKEKESSKVGEKEEDTSKAKDKSKVEGRTKGEGSKEVGTKAAADVSKEEDKTKEEATGKEDITEVEEGKEAEEKSITEDKEKATQETTAEATCKEDKVKEQKSKVDDIAKEEKSEEVKADDKVKADDKVKADDEVKADDKIKADEVTTDEKVKADEVKADDKVKADDKVTADEKVKAEDKVTVDEVKENKVTTDKVKEDDKVTADEKVKGDEKVKADDKVTADEKVKADEKVTADEKVKADEKVKAEDKVTADEKVKTDEKVKADDKVTADEKVKADEKVKADDKVSADEKVKADEKVKADDKVTADEKVKADEKVKADDKVTADENVKADEKVKADDKVTADEKVKADEKVKADDKVTADEKVKADEKVKADDKVTADEKVKAEDKVTADEKVKADEKVKADEKVKADDKVTADEKVKADDKVTADEKVKAEDKVTADEKVKAEDKVTADEKVKADDKVTADEKVKADDKVTADEKVTADEKVKAEDKVTADDKVTADEKVKAEDKVTTDEKDKAEDKVTADEKVKADEKIKTEDKVTADDKAKADDKVTADEVKAEDKVTADEKLKAEDKVMADEKLKAEDKATADKVKAEDKVKGEKEVTSTEAALSVKESDSEKDSGTDKESDRTQEEEAGQDTGKDALQEDEKTVKTDEAKGKAEAQELKEKMSIAAEDKDKEREQTPVKEEAEKSEGEAASKQKVDDTLAKAGEPQQPQEPQQPHKAQQEAKEKVEELQEVKEEAKEEKLVEKTEEPVSKEAEEPTREKEESKEVVEITVKAVKEEAEEPEKHKEEETAAEEQGVEEQREDAADRKEEEEEAAKQDEEEADVEAEVADEEGKAPEHHGGEDEAQEEESAAPAHDGEKEEEEKGETEAKEEEEKGETEAKEEHQGEDKETKRIASSKRPRKSARRKRAEEGHDSGVDESTQAKENGQSRSPSKSSRGSPKKRPPRSSDPSPLKQRPPQSAASTDRKVPMNKVEVGKTASPNLKAVKSKIGSMDNATYRPGGGKVKIESKKLDFSKASSKISAKNVAYTPGGGDKKIESQKLKWNVTSKIGSLENKDHKPGGGDKKIESQKLVFKAQPKVGSRENIKHKPGGGDIQRKSAKSEGKIEKKKLDFKEKASSKVGSLNNVQHKAGGGDKKIFDDKDYLRQVQGSPCKTPTSKASSEANLSRTQSPSPALLSPATQEEEVEKAATSGDVTPAQ